In Pseudonocardia sp. C8, one genomic interval encodes:
- the map gene encoding type I methionyl aminopeptidase, protein MIELKTPAEIERMHVAGRFVAQVLSELAARAQVGINLLDLERHARRMIRDRGADSCYWDYAPSFGRGAFRNVVCLSVNDAVLHGLPHDYALRDGDVLSMDLAVGIDGWVADSAVTVIVGTPDTEDLRLVRASEEALDAGIAAAQPGNRLGDISAAIGAVAAQHGYPVNLEFGGHGLGRTMHEDPHVPNRGRPGRGLRLQPGLTLALEPWFARGTDRIRFDPDGWTIRSADGSRTTHSEHTIAITEYGPLVLTRAEGV, encoded by the coding sequence GTGATCGAGCTCAAGACCCCCGCCGAGATCGAGCGGATGCACGTCGCAGGCCGGTTCGTGGCCCAGGTGCTGTCCGAGCTGGCGGCCCGTGCACAGGTGGGGATCAACCTGCTCGACCTCGAACGGCATGCCCGGCGGATGATCCGCGACCGCGGGGCCGACTCGTGCTACTGGGACTACGCGCCGTCCTTCGGGCGGGGCGCCTTCCGCAACGTCGTCTGCCTCTCGGTCAACGATGCGGTCCTGCACGGCCTGCCGCACGACTACGCGCTGCGCGACGGTGACGTCCTGAGCATGGACCTGGCCGTGGGTATCGACGGCTGGGTGGCCGACTCCGCGGTCACGGTGATCGTCGGGACGCCGGATACGGAGGACCTGCGCCTGGTGCGTGCGAGCGAGGAGGCTCTCGACGCCGGTATCGCCGCGGCGCAGCCCGGCAACCGGCTCGGTGACATCTCGGCGGCGATCGGTGCTGTCGCTGCGCAGCACGGCTACCCGGTGAACCTCGAGTTCGGCGGGCACGGGCTCGGGCGCACGATGCACGAGGACCCGCACGTTCCCAACCGTGGACGTCCGGGGCGCGGCCTCCGGCTGCAGCCCGGCCTGACACTCGCCCTCGAGCCGTGGTTCGCGCGCGGCACCGACCGGATCCGATTCGACCCCGACGGGTGGACGATCCGCTCGGCCGACGGATCGCGGACCACCCATTCCGAGCACACCATCGCCATCACCGAGTACGGACCGCTGGTGCTCACCCGGGCCGAGGGGGTCTGA
- a CDS encoding helix-turn-helix domain-containing protein: MVRVPLTADDHERGRRLGRLLREARGPRSMTSVAASAGISVETLRKIESGRVPTPAFFTIAALAAELDLPLGDLAAACEGPLVAR; this comes from the coding sequence ATGGTGCGTGTGCCATTGACGGCCGACGATCACGAGCGGGGCCGGCGCCTCGGCCGGCTGCTCAGGGAGGCGCGCGGCCCGCGGAGCATGACCTCGGTCGCCGCCTCGGCCGGCATCTCGGTGGAGACCCTCCGGAAGATCGAGAGCGGGCGCGTGCCCACCCCGGCGTTCTTCACGATCGCCGCGCTGGCCGCGGAGCTCGACCTCCCGCTCGGCGACCTCGCTGCGGCCTGCGAGGGACCACTCGTCGCCCGGTGA
- a CDS encoding AbfB domain-containing protein, which yields MAVRLQSINFPDFFIRHQNFEAELMKPDSPGFAEDFLWEERFRGKDDAGFTLVRFESINRPNHFLRHTDFRLVLQRDENNELFKKDSTFRRRNGRAGDPEDGWRSFEASNFENRFIRHRNFHVFVESNEKNPSTFNSDATFRRVDA from the coding sequence ATGGCGGTACGCCTGCAGTCGATCAATTTTCCGGACTTCTTCATCCGGCACCAGAACTTCGAAGCGGAGCTGATGAAGCCCGACTCCCCCGGCTTCGCGGAGGACTTCCTGTGGGAGGAAAGGTTCCGCGGGAAGGATGATGCCGGCTTCACGCTGGTTCGCTTCGAGTCGATCAATCGCCCGAACCACTTCCTCCGGCACACGGACTTCCGGCTCGTCCTGCAGAGGGACGAGAACAACGAACTCTTCAAGAAGGACTCCACATTCCGCCGAAGAAACGGTCGGGCCGGTGACCCGGAGGACGGCTGGAGATCCTTCGAGGCGAGCAACTTCGAGAATCGCTTCATCCGGCACCGCAACTTTCACGTATTCGTGGAGTCGAACGAGAAGAACCCCAGCACCTTCAATTCGGACGCAACGTTCCGAAGGGTCGATGCGTAG
- the nadD gene encoding nicotinate-nucleotide adenylyltransferase: MQRKIGVMGGTFDPIHHGHLVAASEVAARFDLDEVIFVPTGQPWQKSHREVSPAEDRYLMTVIATASNPRFSVSRVDVDRGGPTYTADTLADLQGAMPGAQLFFITGADALQQILSWHKIDELFSHAHFVGVTRPGYELADGHLPEGSVTLVEVPAMAISSSDCRTRVAAGRPVWYLVPDGVVQYISKRGLYLEASH; encoded by the coding sequence ATGCAGCGCAAGATCGGCGTGATGGGCGGGACGTTCGATCCCATCCACCACGGCCACCTCGTGGCGGCCAGCGAGGTCGCGGCCCGCTTCGACCTCGACGAAGTGATCTTCGTGCCGACCGGGCAGCCCTGGCAGAAGTCGCACCGCGAGGTCTCCCCGGCCGAGGACCGCTACCTGATGACGGTGATCGCGACCGCGTCGAACCCCCGGTTCTCGGTGAGCCGGGTCGACGTCGACCGCGGTGGCCCCACCTACACCGCCGACACCCTCGCGGACCTGCAGGGCGCGATGCCCGGCGCGCAGCTGTTCTTCATCACCGGCGCCGATGCGCTCCAGCAGATCCTCTCCTGGCACAAGATCGACGAGCTGTTCAGCCACGCGCACTTCGTCGGCGTGACCCGGCCCGGGTACGAGCTGGCCGACGGGCACCTGCCGGAGGGGTCGGTGACGCTGGTCGAGGTGCCGGCGATGGCGATCTCGTCGAGTGACTGCCGGACGCGCGTCGCCGCGGGGCGGCCGGTGTGGTACCTGGTGCCGGACGGGGTCGTCCAGTACATCTCCAAGCGCGGGCTCTACCTCGAAGCGAGCCACTGA
- a CDS encoding alpha-ketoglutarate-dependent dioxygenase AlkB, giving the protein MDVGWQGSLFATVVGDGGCGLASTVRHELGYGAWVDVMPGWVPDPDVLFDRLRASVPFRAHRRRMYDRMVDEPRLTHRWLLADGDEPPRRLRDMAVELGARYGVRFTQVGANLYRDGADGVAWHGDRVARECAEAVVALVSLGAARPLRLRPAGGGPSVSFTPASGDLLVMGGTCQRTWQHSVPKVAASGPRISLQFRHLYPGAPGIPPDGRAA; this is encoded by the coding sequence GTGGACGTCGGCTGGCAGGGATCGCTGTTCGCGACCGTGGTCGGCGACGGTGGCTGCGGCCTCGCGTCGACGGTCCGGCACGAGCTGGGGTACGGCGCGTGGGTCGACGTGATGCCCGGTTGGGTGCCCGACCCGGACGTGCTGTTCGACCGGCTGCGGGCGAGCGTGCCGTTCCGGGCGCATCGCCGGCGGATGTACGACCGCATGGTCGACGAGCCGCGGCTGACCCACCGCTGGCTCCTCGCCGACGGCGACGAGCCGCCCCGGCGGCTGCGGGACATGGCGGTCGAGCTGGGTGCCCGCTACGGCGTGCGGTTCACCCAGGTCGGCGCGAACCTGTACCGGGACGGCGCCGACGGCGTCGCCTGGCACGGCGACCGGGTCGCGCGGGAGTGCGCGGAGGCCGTCGTCGCGCTCGTGTCGCTCGGCGCCGCCCGGCCGCTGCGGCTGCGCCCGGCCGGCGGCGGGCCGTCGGTGTCGTTCACCCCGGCGTCCGGGGACCTGCTGGTGATGGGCGGGACGTGCCAGCGGACCTGGCAGCACAGCGTCCCGAAGGTCGCGGCCTCCGGGCCGCGGATCAGCCTGCAGTTCCGGCACCTGTACCCGGGGGCACCGGGGATTCCGCCGGACGGGCGCGCCGCATAA
- a CDS encoding TetR/AcrR family transcriptional regulator, protein MSSISTPADGGPARERILDAAESLFAEHGFDATPTSRIAEQAGVPKGLVHYYFRRKPDLLEALVERLPHPVRGCDVAVPGDLRAGLGALVAALDRALDSSAVLSHLLWREADTHPAVRQALQRRACELEQAVHEVLAAAGGDPERVRGAARLLAAAIGHRHAVARHADDRDGMEPELAFVTAAFA, encoded by the coding sequence GGCCCGGCCCGGGAGCGGATCCTGGACGCGGCCGAGTCCCTGTTCGCCGAGCACGGCTTCGACGCGACGCCGACGTCCCGGATCGCCGAGCAGGCCGGCGTGCCCAAGGGGCTGGTGCACTACTACTTCCGGCGCAAGCCCGACCTGCTGGAGGCCCTGGTCGAGCGGCTGCCGCACCCGGTCCGCGGCTGCGACGTCGCCGTGCCCGGTGATCTCCGGGCCGGGCTGGGTGCGCTGGTGGCCGCGCTGGACCGGGCGCTGGACTCCTCGGCGGTGCTGTCGCACCTGCTGTGGCGGGAGGCGGACACCCACCCCGCGGTCCGCCAGGCCCTGCAACGCCGCGCCTGCGAGCTGGAGCAGGCCGTGCACGAGGTTCTCGCGGCGGCCGGCGGTGACCCGGAGCGGGTCCGGGGAGCCGCCCGGCTGCTCGCCGCGGCGATCGGGCACCGGCACGCGGTCGCCCGGCACGCGGACGACCGGGACGGCATGGAACCCGAGCTGGCGTTCGTGACCGCGGCGTTCGCGTGA